The following nucleotide sequence is from Basilea psittacipulmonis DSM 24701.
AAACATCAACATAACGCTGAGTTTTGCTGATTCTAAAATCACTTTTGGACAGTCTTTTAATCGAATATCTTTATAGACAAACACCGCCACAAAGAACGCATAGACCGCCGCAATCGCAGCCGCTTCCGTGGGCGTAAAAATACCAGAATAAATACCGCCCAAAATAATGACCATCAGCAGCAAGCCCCATACTGCCTTACGTCCAGCCCTTACCCACTCTATAAAACTAGCTCTTGGCTGTGCAGGCAAATTCTTAATACGGGCAATAATATAAATAGCGATCATCAATCCCACGCCCAACAATAAACCAGGGATGACACCTGCCATAAACAAAGCACCCACCGAGGTTTCTGTCGCCGCCGCATAAACCACCATGACCACAGACGGCGGAATCAAAATCCCCAACGTGCCTGCATTACAAATAATACCCGTTCCAAACTCGATGGGATAACCTGAACGCACCATCCCCGCAATCGCAATGGATCCCACTGCGGCCACGGTAGCAGGACTGGATCCTGATAATGCCGCAAAAAGCATACAAGATAGAACGGACGCAATGGCCAATCCCCCTCTAATATGCCCTACTGTCGCATTGGCAAAATCTATCAATCGTCTTGCCATGCCACCCGTCGTCATAAAGGCCCCTGCCAACAAGAAAAACGGAATGGCTAATAAGGTATAGTGCTCCGATGTTTCAAATAACTTGATAGCCAAAGAACTCAAAGAATCTTGGCTAAACAACATAATAACGACGGCCCCAGACAAGCCCAGTGCAATGGCAATCGGCACGCCAATCAACATTAAACAAAACAGCAATACAAAAAGAATCAACACAGACATTATGATTCTCCTTGAGCTAATTTAACCGCATCTTTACTTTCATCTGCCAAACCCAAGCCAGTTTGACGACCTTGTAATATACGAATAAAAATTTCAAAAAAACGTATTGCAATCAATCCATACCCAATCGGCATAATCAAGCCCACTTGCCATAACTGAATATGAAAATGATGCAAGTCATCCGCCCCAATCCCTGCCACAAACATCGCACTGATCCAGTCATAACTGGCTATCGCAATCAGCACGCTATACGCCATACAGGCACTAACAGACAGAATACTGACGACTCTTTGTGTTCGAGTTTTCATCATCTTCACTAACACATCAACGCCAATATGCCCTGCTGTACGCACACCGTACGAGGCTCCAAAGAAAATTAGCCACCCAAAACAAAGTTTTGTAATTGCAATACTCCAGGTCATCTCCTGAGCAAGCCACATGATAAATTCACCAATCGGTTCAACGATAAAAGCGATACTGGGAATTTCATTTCCTAAGAAAAAAAACAACTCATAGACATTGTTAAACACGACATAAAAGAAAGTGACCAATGTCATGATTGACAGCAAAAGAGTAATAAAAAACTCTTCAAAATGCCCCCATAAGCTGAGTATCCGTTTCATCATATCTCTCTTTATATCAAAACAAGTGGGTGGCTAAACCCACTTTCCAGCTGTATTATTCTTCGTTCGCGCGCTCGGCTGCTTGAATCAAATCCGCGCCAATTTCTGCTTCAAATTTTTTCCAAACAGGTCTCACCGCTTCTCTCCACTGAGCCTTTTCTTCAGGCGTTAAAGTCAGGATAGTCGTGGTTTTCGCGTCTAGGATTTTTTGTTTATCGCCTAAATTCAACTGATGTGATTTTTCATTCACCACTACCGATACTTCATCCAAAATATCTTTCAGTTCTTTTCTGACATCTTGAGGCAATGAATTCCAAAACTCCGTATTCACAATCACCATATAAGACAACAGACCATGGTTCGATTCGGTAATGTATTTTTGGACCTCATGGATTTTTTGAGAATAAATATTAGAGTATGGGTTTTCAGCACCGTTTACTACCCCCGTTTGTAAGCCTTGATACATCTCACCAAAAGCCATTTTTCTAGGAACTGCTTTCAAGGCTTTAAACTGAGCATCTAATACCTCAGAATTTTGTACTCTAAACTTCAATCCACGTGCATCTTTAGGCACTTTCAACGGTTTATTTGCTGACAACTGTTTCAAGTCGTTATTCCAATAAGCCAATCCTGTGATCCCTTTGTCTTCCATTGATTTCAGCAAAGACTGACCTTCTGGACTTTTTTCAAAACGTTCCACGGCCTTAATATCGTTAAACAAAAAAGGCAAATCAAATAACTGGATTTTCTTCGTGTATTTATCAAACTTCGCAAATGACGGGGCCAGCATCTGAACGTTATTCAGCAATAATGCCTCCATCTCCTTGCCATCTCCATATAAAGATGAGTTAGGATACACTTCAACTTTCACTTTTCCAGCTAGACGTTCTTCCACTAGCTTTTGGAATAATAAAGCACCTTGTCCTTTTGGCGTTTCGTTTGCCACCACATGAGAAAACTTGATCACAATAGGATCTGCCCATGATGGTGCTGATAAGGCTACGCCCAAAACAACCGCTGTCATCATTTTGCGGATATAGTTCATCTCCGACTCCTTCTTTCTAATTAACAAACTGACTCAATAAAAGCTGTGAATCTATTTTTATTACTCAGCTATATATCTTTATATTCTTATACTTTTGATCATTCATCAATCTATTTTTTAATTTTTAGTAGAAACCCTAATGCAAAAAATACACCAACAATATGACGTTTATCTGTTTGTTTTTATCGAGTGATAAGAGACAACATACCAATAAAATACCCCGTCCTATCCTTTCAAAAATAGAACGGGGTAAGATAAGAAGAACTAGACGATATTATTGCGCTTTATACACAGGCACGACCGCACCTTGGTATGTTTCTTCAATAAATTTAGCTGTATCGGCACTTTGTAATGCTTTCATCAACTTCTGAATACGAGGATCGTCTTTTTTGCTAGGAACAGTGGCCACAATATTCACATAAGGTGACTCAGAACCCTCAATAAGCAAAGAGTCTGTCACAGGATTCAAGCCTGCTTGCATTGCAAAGTTAGAGTTAATCACCGCCAAATCTACATCTGGCAACAAACGTGCCACAATCGGTGCATCCGCTGTGGTGAACGATAGTTTCTTGGGATTATCGATAATATCACGAGGAGTGGCTAACAAATCTGTCGCGATTTTTAGCTTAATTAAACCATGTGCTTGTAATAACAATAAAGCACGTCCACCGTTTGTCGGATCACTAGGGACCACAATCTTCGCACCCTCTTTTAGATCTTCCAAACGTTTCACTTTTGAAGAATACAATGCCATCGGCTCAACATGTACGCCACCGACCGAAATGATGTCTGTACCGTTATTCGCATTATACGTTTTCAAATACGGATCGTGTTGGAAGTAGTTGGCATCAATATCGCCCTCTTCTACCGCACGGTTAGGCAAAATATAATCGTTATACACTCTAATATCCAAATCCACGCCTTCTGCTGCCAAAGCAGGTTTCACATGCTCAAGAATTTTTGCATGAGGCACAGGACTGGCACCCACTACCAATGTTTCACCCGCTTGGGCTGTTGCCACTAATGCGACCAAACCCAATGCCGCCAAGAATTTATTTAATATCATCGTTCACTCCTTAAAGCACTTGCGAAAAAATATCAATAAAGATGATTATCATAAATTATTTTTTATCAAAATTGATTACTGATGTGATAAAAATTTCACCATCCCATAACCAATAAGCTCAATTAGTTGCACAATTACAACCGTTAAAATGACCGATACCCATAAAATCGCTTTGTCATAACGATAATATCCAAAATTAATCGCTATATCACCTAGACCACCTGCCCCGATAATACCGCAGATAGCGACATAACCGATTAACACCACCTCGGTCACCACGATAGATTGAATAATCCCAATTCTCGCTTCAGGCAACAAAGCCCAAAATATCGTTTGTCTAACGTTCGCCCCCATCGCACGACAAGCTTCTGTAATCCCCGGCTTTAAAGACAACAAATTATTTTCAACCAAACGAGCGAAAAAAGGAGCGGCCCCGACAATCAAAGGAATTAAGGCTCCTTTGATCCCCAATGCAGAACCAAATACAAAGCGTGACGCATCCACCATCCATAACATCAAAATCACAAACGGGACGGATCGGAAAAAATTCACCCAAACACTCAAGATAAGATGGATCCATTTGTTGGCCAATAATCCCTCTTTCTTTGTTAAAAATAGCAAAATACCGATAGGCATCCCTATCAATACCGCTCCCACCAACGATAATACAGACATGATCAACGTGGCAACAATACCCTCATTAATCATGCCCCAATCTACATTTGCAAAACTTTGAAAAAAACTCATCATACGATCCTTTTACTGTCTTACATTTTGCAAAATTTCAAAACTAACCTGATGCTCAAAAAACAAGGCTTTTAACTTGGGAATATCCGTTTCATTTGCATTGATCGACACCACGACCTGTCCATAAGGAATGCCTTTAATTTGTCCAATCGTCCCCTGCAAGATACTGACAGCAATCCCCAGTCTTTTAGTAATCAGGCTAATGACGGGTTGCGTCGTTTCTTCGCCACGATAAGTCAAACGAACGACTAAACCTGTTGTCACCAGTCTTTGCCAATCTTCGCCTAGTAAATTACTTTCACCTAACAAAGCCTTTGTCGTCGCGTGTTTCGGTGCCAAAAACACATCCATTACACTTCCCTGCTCCACAATCAAGCCACCGTCAATCACCGCCACTTCATCACAAATTGCTCGAATCACATTCATACTATGTGTAATCAATACAATCGTAATATTCAGCTTTTTGTTAATATCTGCCAAAAGATCTAAGATAGACTGCGTGGTTTCAGGATCTAATGCACTGGTTGCCTCATCGCACAATAATAATTTCGGACGACTGGCCAAAGCACGAGCAATCCCTACACGTTGTTGTTGCCCTCCCGATAACTCGCCTGGATATTTGTGTTCTAACCCTGTCAAACCCACCAAATCTAATAATTCTTTCGCACGGGTTAGCTGCTCCTCTTTACTTACACCCATCAATCTTAGAGGAAAACAAACATTTTCTAATACCGTACGCGAACTCAATAAATTAAAGTGTTGAAACACCATACCAATATGATGGCGTTCTTGACGTAATTCGGCATCATTTAGCCCACATAGGTCCTTGTCATCAATTAATACCGCCGCCCCCTCGTCAGGACGCTCAAGCATATTAATCATTCGGATCAAAGTACTTTTCCCAGCTCCCGAACGACCAATAATCCCAAAAACACACCCTTTTTTGATCGATAAATCTATCCCCTTTAGGGCCTTTACCGTCATATTTTTGGCGTGATAAGTTTTATGAATATTCTTTAATATAATCATGGTGTAATATCGATATTTTTCCACCCACTATTGTACAACTAGTTCATGAGTTATTGACCTAATAGGTAGATTCATGGTTACAATCTAGGGCAAATTAGTGTATCCTAAATTAATAAAACATATTTTTATAACAAAAAGGTATTGGTCATATGTCAAAAACGCTTATTATTGCAGAAAAACCATCTGTAGCTCGTGATATTGCTCAGGCGCTTGGGGGCTTTAAACGAGAGGGAGATTTTTATGAAAGTGAGCATTATGTGCTTTCTTCTAGTGTCGGTCATTTATTGACACTAGCCAATCCTGATGATGTCAGCCGTGGAAAGTGGTCTTTTACTAACTTACCAGCGATTCCAAAAAAACATTTTGATATTGTACCTACCGACAAAAAGTCTCAAGCTCGTTTGAATATGCTCACAAAATTAATCAAACGACGTGATGTAGATGCACTCATTAACGCCTGTGATGCGGGACGAGAGGGTGAACTTATCTTCCGTTACATTGTCCAATACAGTGGTACGAAAAAACCTATCCAGCGTCTTTGGCTACAATCCATGACCCGTTCGGCCATTGTCGATGCTTTTTCTAAACTACGTCCTGATGCCGATATGAAACCTCTTGAAGATGCGGCCCGTTCTCGTGCTGAGGCAGACTGGCTCATCGGAATCAATGGCACTCGTGCGATGACCGCCTTTAATAGTAAAGATGGTGGTTTTTATAAAACACCTGTCGGCCGCGTTCAGACACCGACTTTAGCGATTGTATTTGCACGTGAAGAACAAATTCGGGCCCACAAAGAACGCACTTATTGGGAAGTTTACGCTAATTTTGCGTGTGCAAATGGTTTTTATGAGGGGCGTTGGTTTAATCCTAATCACAAGAAAAACAACGAAGATCCCGATGACCGAGATCATCGTATTTGGCTAAAAGAAACGGCTGAACTCATTCAATCCAAATGCCATAGAAAAACTGGCGTGGTCACGGAGGAATCTAAACCCAGTAGCCAACAATCGCCTCTTTTATTTGATTTAACGAGCTTACAAAGAGAAGCTAACTCTCGTTTTGGTTTCACTGCGAAAACCACTTTGGCATTAGCTCAAGCACTTTATGAAAAACATAAGGTATTAACCTATCCTCGTACTGATTCACGTTATTTACCTGAAGATTATTTATCTCAGGTCAAGCAGACATTACAAACCATTACCGAATCTACCACGAGTATTAATCGCCCTCATGTGCCTTTTGCTAGTAAGATATTACAGCATAATTGGGTCGTGCCTAATCGTCGCGTCTTTAATGACAAAAAGGTTTCTGATCACTTTGCAATCATTCCTACTTTGCAAATGCCAAAAGAACTCAGCGATGCGGAAGCAAAAATTTATGATCTCGTATTAAAGCGTTTCTTGGCAGTATTTTTCCCAGCTGCCCAGTTTAATTTAACCACACGTATTACCAATATCGAAGGTCAATTATTTAAGACAGAAGGTAAGGTATTGGTTTCTCCTGGATGGTTAGAAGTATATGGTCGCCAACACACAGAAGAAGACGCTTTGGTGCCGATCGAACATAATGAAAAAGTGTCTGCAGAAGATATTTATATCAAAGAAGCCCAAACACGTCCTCCTGCACGTTATAACGAGGCGACCTTATTAAGTGCCATGGAAGCGGCAGGAAAATTAGTCGAAGACGATGAACTGCGTGAAGCGATGTCTGAACGTGGCTTAGGCACGCCTGCGACACGTGCCACCATTATCGAAGGGTTATTAAACGAACAGTATTTGCACCGTGAAGGTCGTGATTTAGTGCCGACCGCAAAAGCCAGACAGTTAATGACCCTACTGAATGGTTTAAAAGTCACCGAGTTAACCTCTCCTGAACTAACAGGTGAGTGGGAACATAAACTGAAACAAATGGAACAAGGACAGCTAGAACGACAGTCTTTTATGCAGGATATTACGCGTGTCACCCAAGTACTGGTCAAACGTGCCAAAGAATATGAACTTGACACCATTCCAGGCGATTATGTCACGCTTTCTACGCCTTGTCCTATGTGCCATGGTGTTGTCAGAGAAAATTACAGACGTTATGCCTGCGATAATTGCGATTTTTCAATTACCAAACATCCTGGTGGTCGTACATTTGAAACAGATGAAGTGGAAACCTTGTTGAAAAACCGCGAGCTGGGTCCATTAAATGGCTTTATTAGCAAGATGGGACGACCTTTTTCTGCCTTGTTAAAAATCACCTCAGACGGAAAACTTGAGTTTGACTTTGGACAAGACAGTGAGGAAGATGATGAGAAAATCGATTTTGCATCACTAACCCCTACTATTTGCCCTGTTTCTCAAGCCGAAATTTACGATACGGGTATGCAATACATCATTAAACATCCGCCTGCATCGTTAGCATTGAAAGAAGAAGAATTGAAGCTATCCAAAATCATTCTTCAACAAGAACTATCGACCGATCAAGTGGTGAAATTGCTAGATGAGGGCAAAACCGATTTATTAGAGAACTTTGTCTCCAATCGTACTCATCGCAAATTTAAAGCTTACTTGGTACTCAATAAAGGTGGCAAAGTAGGATTTGAGTTTGAAGAAAAAACGCCCAAAACACCTCGTCAGAAGAAAAAATGAAGCAAAATCTCATCCAAAAATACAACATCCCCGGTCCTCGTTATACCAGTTACCCTACCGTTCCATACTGGGATAATGAGGGCTTTAGTAGCGAACGCTATATACAAACACTGAAAAAAAGTTTTGATGAAAGTAATGCCAAAGAAGGTATTAGCTTATACATTCATTTACCCTACTGTGAAAGTTTATGCACGTTCTGTGCCTGTCATAAACGCATTACCAAAAAACATTCTGTCGAAGAGCCGTATATTGACGCACTTCTTAAAGAGTGGTCTTTATATTTGAACATCCTAGGCGATCGCCCGAATATTAGCGAGATTCACCTAGGTGGTGGCACCCCGACTTTTTTCAAACCTGAAAACCTCAAACGTCTGATTGAGGGAATTTTATCCACATCCACCGTCGCACCAGAACATAGTTTTAGTTTTGAAGGTCACCCGAACAACACCACTCGTTCCCATTTACAAACTTTATACGATCTAGGTTTTAGACGCGTCAGTTTCGGCGTTCAAGACTATGACGCTAAGGTTCAAATCGCGATTAACCGCATCCAGCCTTACTTTAAAGTCAAAGAAGTAACGGAAATTGCTCGAGAAATAGGCTACACCAGCATTAGCCATGATTTAGTGTTTGGCCTACCGTTTCAAACTTGGGAAAGCGAAGAAAAAACCATTAAGCAAACCATCGCCTTAAAACCCGATAGACTCGCCTTTTACTCCTATGCACACGTACCTTGGATCAAAGGTGTTGGCCAACGTGGGTTTGATGAAAACGATCTACCCAGTGGTCCAGAAAAACGTAAACTTTACGAAAATGGCAAAGCGTTATTAGAAGCATTAGGCTATGTAGAAATTGGCATGGACCATTTTTCCTTGCCTCAAGATGAGCTATACCAATCGATGTTGAACCGCAAGATTCATCGTAATTTTATGGGCTATACCTCATCCTCAACACAGGTGATGATCGGCTTGGGCGTTTCGGCGATTGGCGATACTTGGTATGCTTTTGGCCAAAATGAAAAGTCTATTGAAACTTACTACGAATATTTGCAAAAAGACCTCCTGCCTATCTATCGAGGACATATTCTTACCTCAGAAGATTTAGTGATCCGTCGTCATATCTTAAATCTAATGTGTTTATTGCACACGCGT
It contains:
- a CDS encoding MetQ/NlpA family ABC transporter substrate-binding protein, with the protein product MILNKFLAALGLVALVATAQAGETLVVGASPVPHAKILEHVKPALAAEGVDLDIRVYNDYILPNRAVEEGDIDANYFQHDPYLKTYNANNGTDIISVGGVHVEPMALYSSKVKRLEDLKEGAKIVVPSDPTNGGRALLLLQAHGLIKLKIATDLLATPRDIIDNPKKLSFTTADAPIVARLLPDVDLAVINSNFAMQAGLNPVTDSLLIEGSESPYVNIVATVPSKKDDPRIQKLMKALQSADTAKFIEETYQGAVVPVYKAQ
- a CDS encoding TRAP transporter large permease produces the protein MSVLILFVLLFCLMLIGVPIAIALGLSGAVVIMLFSQDSLSSLAIKLFETSEHYTLLAIPFFLLAGAFMTTGGMARRLIDFANATVGHIRGGLAIASVLSCMLFAALSGSSPATVAAVGSIAIAGMVRSGYPIEFGTGIICNAGTLGILIPPSVVMVVYAAATETSVGALFMAGVIPGLLLGVGLMIAIYIIARIKNLPAQPRASFIEWVRAGRKAVWGLLLMVIILGGIYSGIFTPTEAAAIAAVYAFFVAVFVYKDIRLKDCPKVILESAKLSVMLMFIIANAMLFAHVLTTEQIPQYITQLVVELDLSPWTFLIVVNIVLLIAGAFMEPSAIILILAPILFPIAVQLGIDPIHLGVIMVVNMEIGMITPPVGLNLFVASAVTKLPIVSVIRSALPWLLIMLMFLIAITYIPDISLALPRWMGMN
- the hemN gene encoding oxygen-independent coproporphyrinogen III oxidase, producing the protein MKQNLIQKYNIPGPRYTSYPTVPYWDNEGFSSERYIQTLKKSFDESNAKEGISLYIHLPYCESLCTFCACHKRITKKHSVEEPYIDALLKEWSLYLNILGDRPNISEIHLGGGTPTFFKPENLKRLIEGILSTSTVAPEHSFSFEGHPNNTTRSHLQTLYDLGFRRVSFGVQDYDAKVQIAINRIQPYFKVKEVTEIAREIGYTSISHDLVFGLPFQTWESEEKTIKQTIALKPDRLAFYSYAHVPWIKGVGQRGFDENDLPSGPEKRKLYENGKALLEALGYVEIGMDHFSLPQDELYQSMLNRKIHRNFMGYTSSSTQVMIGLGVSAIGDTWYAFGQNEKSIETYYEYLQKDLLPIYRGHILTSEDLVIRRHILNLMCLLHTRWDDPQAQFAELPQTLERLQEMQNDGLLTLLPNGIDITEEGRTFARNICMAFDLRMLRNKPETRIFSMTV
- a CDS encoding TRAP transporter small permease codes for the protein MMKRILSLWGHFEEFFITLLLSIMTLVTFFYVVFNNVYELFFFLGNEIPSIAFIVEPIGEFIMWLAQEMTWSIAITKLCFGWLIFFGASYGVRTAGHIGVDVLVKMMKTRTQRVVSILSVSACMAYSVLIAIASYDWISAMFVAGIGADDLHHFHIQLWQVGLIMPIGYGLIAIRFFEIFIRILQGRQTGLGLADESKDAVKLAQGES
- a CDS encoding DNA topoisomerase III, with the protein product MSKTLIIAEKPSVARDIAQALGGFKREGDFYESEHYVLSSSVGHLLTLANPDDVSRGKWSFTNLPAIPKKHFDIVPTDKKSQARLNMLTKLIKRRDVDALINACDAGREGELIFRYIVQYSGTKKPIQRLWLQSMTRSAIVDAFSKLRPDADMKPLEDAARSRAEADWLIGINGTRAMTAFNSKDGGFYKTPVGRVQTPTLAIVFAREEQIRAHKERTYWEVYANFACANGFYEGRWFNPNHKKNNEDPDDRDHRIWLKETAELIQSKCHRKTGVVTEESKPSSQQSPLLFDLTSLQREANSRFGFTAKTTLALAQALYEKHKVLTYPRTDSRYLPEDYLSQVKQTLQTITESTTSINRPHVPFASKILQHNWVVPNRRVFNDKKVSDHFAIIPTLQMPKELSDAEAKIYDLVLKRFLAVFFPAAQFNLTTRITNIEGQLFKTEGKVLVSPGWLEVYGRQHTEEDALVPIEHNEKVSAEDIYIKEAQTRPPARYNEATLLSAMEAAGKLVEDDELREAMSERGLGTPATRATIIEGLLNEQYLHREGRDLVPTAKARQLMTLLNGLKVTELTSPELTGEWEHKLKQMEQGQLERQSFMQDITRVTQVLVKRAKEYELDTIPGDYVTLSTPCPMCHGVVRENYRRYACDNCDFSITKHPGGRTFETDEVETLLKNRELGPLNGFISKMGRPFSALLKITSDGKLEFDFGQDSEEDDEKIDFASLTPTICPVSQAEIYDTGMQYIIKHPPASLALKEEELKLSKIILQQELSTDQVVKLLDEGKTDLLENFVSNRTHRKFKAYLVLNKGGKVGFEFEEKTPKTPRQKKK
- a CDS encoding TRAP transporter substrate-binding protein; the protein is MMTAVVLGVALSAPSWADPIVIKFSHVVANETPKGQGALLFQKLVEERLAGKVKVEVYPNSSLYGDGKEMEALLLNNVQMLAPSFAKFDKYTKKIQLFDLPFLFNDIKAVERFEKSPEGQSLLKSMEDKGITGLAYWNNDLKQLSANKPLKVPKDARGLKFRVQNSEVLDAQFKALKAVPRKMAFGEMYQGLQTGVVNGAENPYSNIYSQKIHEVQKYITESNHGLLSYMVIVNTEFWNSLPQDVRKELKDILDEVSVVVNEKSHQLNLGDKQKILDAKTTTILTLTPEEKAQWREAVRPVWKKFEAEIGADLIQAAERANEE
- a CDS encoding methionine ABC transporter permease, whose amino-acid sequence is MMSFFQSFANVDWGMINEGIVATLIMSVLSLVGAVLIGMPIGILLFLTKKEGLLANKWIHLILSVWVNFFRSVPFVILMLWMVDASRFVFGSALGIKGALIPLIVGAAPFFARLVENNLLSLKPGITEACRAMGANVRQTIFWALLPEARIGIIQSIVVTEVVLIGYVAICGIIGAGGLGDIAINFGYYRYDKAILWVSVILTVVIVQLIELIGYGMVKFLSHQ
- a CDS encoding methionine ABC transporter ATP-binding protein, producing MIILKNIHKTYHAKNMTVKALKGIDLSIKKGCVFGIIGRSGAGKSTLIRMINMLERPDEGAAVLIDDKDLCGLNDAELRQERHHIGMVFQHFNLLSSRTVLENVCFPLRLMGVSKEEQLTRAKELLDLVGLTGLEHKYPGELSGGQQQRVGIARALASRPKLLLCDEATSALDPETTQSILDLLADINKKLNITIVLITHSMNVIRAICDEVAVIDGGLIVEQGSVMDVFLAPKHATTKALLGESNLLGEDWQRLVTTGLVVRLTYRGEETTQPVISLITKRLGIAVSILQGTIGQIKGIPYGQVVVSINANETDIPKLKALFFEHQVSFEILQNVRQ